In Pollutimonas sp. M17, a single genomic region encodes these proteins:
- a CDS encoding Crp/Fnr family transcriptional regulator has product MLAKDSLHDAAAWFGLLTAEQQDRVQRDVAVTQYAAGAMIERKGEKAYAWIGVLSGLVKVSVGNSDGKMASLTGVPAGGWIGEGSLLKCESRKYDVVALRDSAIVRLPVATFNWLLDSSIPFNRYLLHQLNERVGQFIGKAEYDRLLAPDARVARCLAELFNPLLYPGKGMRLDITQEEIGYLARISRQRTNQALRTLEAAQLLKVEYGAVQVLNLEGLKHYGM; this is encoded by the coding sequence ATGCTCGCCAAAGACTCCCTGCACGACGCCGCGGCGTGGTTCGGCTTGCTCACCGCCGAACAGCAGGACCGCGTGCAGCGGGACGTCGCGGTGACGCAGTACGCCGCCGGGGCCATGATCGAGCGCAAAGGCGAAAAGGCCTATGCCTGGATAGGCGTGCTGAGCGGATTGGTGAAGGTCTCGGTCGGGAATTCCGACGGAAAGATGGCGTCGCTGACCGGCGTGCCCGCCGGCGGATGGATAGGCGAAGGCTCCCTGCTCAAGTGCGAATCGCGCAAGTACGACGTGGTCGCCCTGCGCGACTCGGCCATCGTCCGGCTGCCCGTGGCCACCTTCAACTGGCTGCTGGACAGCAGCATACCGTTCAACCGCTACCTGCTGCATCAATTGAACGAACGCGTGGGCCAGTTCATCGGCAAGGCGGAGTACGACCGCCTGCTGGCGCCCGACGCCCGCGTGGCCCGCTGCCTGGCGGAGCTCTTCAACCCACTGCTCTACCCTGGCAAGGGCATGCGCCTGGACATTACCCAAGAGGAAATCGGCTATCTGGCGCGCATATCGCGCCAACGCACCAACCAGGCGCTAAGAACGCTGGAAGCGGCCCAGTTGCTCAAGGTGGAATACGGCGCCGTCCAGGTGCTGAACCTGGAAGGACTGAAGCATTACGGGATGTAG
- a CDS encoding DoxX family protein, protein MLRFAFGAVMFTHGVPKALRTSHGSMADPMGGSINLIQNVMGLPFAPQLAFLVMLLETIGAIMLALGLWARPVAFLIALQMVGISYALGPTWPWIDRGIEFPVLMGFLALYIAVRGSGRFSMDQKLRLSI, encoded by the coding sequence ATGCTGCGTTTTGCCTTCGGGGCCGTCATGTTCACCCATGGCGTACCCAAGGCCTTGCGGACATCCCATGGTTCCATGGCGGACCCGATGGGCGGCTCCATAAACCTGATCCAGAACGTCATGGGCTTGCCGTTCGCGCCACAGCTGGCATTCCTGGTCATGCTGCTGGAAACCATCGGCGCCATCATGCTGGCGCTTGGCTTATGGGCGCGCCCCGTGGCTTTCTTGATTGCCCTGCAAATGGTAGGCATCAGCTATGCGCTTGGCCCTACCTGGCCCTGGATTGATCGCGGCATCGAATTCCCCGTGTTGATGGGGTTCCTGGCCCTCTATATCGCCGTGCGGGGCAGCGGCCGCTTTTCGATGGATCAGAAGCTGAGGCTTTCCATTTGA
- a CDS encoding DUF1097 domain-containing protein — MASNAFSTHLKVVIGESVIASSAATLSVMAFEVPVWAMFVGWISFFTRGLNLKQGAVNLACVLIGIILGVAAAQAVEVSTPVLGSYAISAVVFAITIIALSLARAPVFNNLLGFFLGLVAYFASHQPPSFTAFGMLALAATVGATAAFLAHSLQKRIQRATAH; from the coding sequence ATGGCCAGTAACGCATTTTCCACCCATCTGAAAGTGGTGATCGGCGAGTCAGTCATCGCATCGTCGGCTGCGACACTCAGCGTGATGGCATTCGAGGTGCCCGTATGGGCGATGTTCGTCGGCTGGATCTCCTTCTTCACCCGCGGGCTTAACTTGAAGCAGGGGGCGGTCAACCTGGCCTGCGTGCTGATCGGCATCATCCTGGGGGTTGCCGCGGCCCAGGCGGTGGAAGTATCGACCCCCGTCCTGGGCAGCTATGCCATCAGTGCCGTGGTGTTCGCCATCACCATCATTGCGCTGTCATTGGCCAGGGCGCCGGTGTTCAACAACCTGCTGGGCTTCTTCCTGGGCCTGGTGGCGTACTTCGCCTCGCATCAGCCCCCGTCGTTCACCGCCTTCGGGATGCTGGCCCTGGCCGCGACGGTGGGTGCAACAGCCGCATTCCTTGCCCATTCGCTGCAGAAACGGATCCAGCGGGCCACGGCCCACTGA
- a CDS encoding SDR family NAD(P)-dependent oxidoreductase, with protein sequence MSYTILITGASSGFGALSARALAAAGHIVYAGIRDAQGRNARQVEALHAHAARHKVALHAVELDVQSDASAQAAVDHVIAAQGRLDVLVQNAGHMVFGPAEAFTPEQYAQLYDVNVIGTQRVNRAALPQLRKQGRGLVLWVGSSSHRGGTPPYLAPYFAAKAAMDALAVSYAGELARWGIETSILVPGAFTQGTNHFAHSGRPADIGRERTYAQGAYAGFEQEVLAGLAACEPEDADVSAVAQAMVDIVDRPYGRRPFRVHVDPSRDGCEEVNAVADRIRAEFLRRIGLSDLLSPRLNALSMEAGHGQ encoded by the coding sequence ATGAGCTATACGATTTTGATTACCGGTGCCTCCAGCGGCTTTGGCGCGCTGAGTGCGCGTGCCCTGGCCGCGGCGGGCCATATTGTCTATGCCGGCATCCGTGACGCCCAGGGGCGAAATGCCCGACAGGTGGAGGCCTTGCACGCCCATGCGGCCCGCCACAAGGTAGCACTGCATGCGGTTGAGCTGGATGTGCAGTCGGATGCCTCGGCGCAAGCGGCGGTCGATCATGTCATTGCGGCGCAAGGGCGGCTGGATGTGCTGGTCCAAAACGCCGGACATATGGTGTTTGGGCCGGCGGAAGCCTTTACGCCCGAGCAGTACGCACAACTTTACGACGTGAATGTCATCGGTACGCAGCGCGTCAACCGTGCCGCGCTACCGCAACTGCGCAAGCAGGGCCGGGGGCTGGTACTGTGGGTTGGCAGCAGCAGCCACCGCGGCGGCACGCCTCCCTATTTGGCCCCATACTTCGCGGCAAAGGCGGCGATGGATGCCTTGGCGGTCAGCTACGCGGGGGAACTGGCCCGCTGGGGTATCGAGACATCCATCCTCGTCCCTGGCGCGTTCACCCAAGGCACCAATCATTTTGCGCATAGCGGCCGCCCGGCCGACATCGGGCGCGAGCGGACTTACGCCCAGGGCGCCTATGCCGGATTCGAGCAAGAGGTCTTGGCGGGCCTGGCCGCATGCGAACCGGAAGATGCCGATGTTTCAGCGGTGGCCCAGGCGATGGTGGACATCGTGGACCGGCCCTATGGCCGCCGCCCGTTCCGAGTGCATGTCGACCCATCGCGCGATGGCTGCGAAGAGGTCAATGCCGTAGCGGATCGTATCCGGGCGGAGTTCCTGCGCCGTATAGGGCTGTCGGACCTTCTGTCGCCGCGGCTCAATGCCCTGTCAATGGAGGCCGGCCATGGCCAGTAA
- a CDS encoding SDR family oxidoreductase: protein MITSQSSIAALPIKTAIVTGASRGIGREIALRLAADGFKVAVNYAGNATKAQEAVSAIQAAGGEAIAVQADVSQADDVRRLFATAQEAFGNIGAVVHSAGAMPLAPIVPDSIELFDRTIQTNLRGAFLVLAHAARHVNTGGRIVALSTSVIAKSFPQYGPYIAAKAGVEGLVHVLANELRGRNITVNAVAPGPVATELFLEGKTGEQVVQLSKAAPLERLGQPGDIASVVSFLVGADGGWINSQVIRANGGFA from the coding sequence ATGATCACCAGTCAGTCGTCTATCGCAGCATTGCCCATTAAGACCGCCATCGTTACCGGAGCCTCTCGCGGCATCGGGCGCGAGATCGCTCTGCGCCTGGCAGCGGACGGCTTCAAGGTCGCCGTCAACTACGCGGGAAACGCGACCAAGGCGCAGGAAGCCGTTTCAGCCATCCAGGCGGCGGGCGGGGAAGCGATTGCCGTACAAGCGGACGTATCCCAGGCCGACGACGTGCGTCGGCTCTTTGCCACCGCACAGGAGGCCTTCGGCAACATCGGCGCCGTCGTGCACAGCGCCGGCGCGATGCCGCTGGCCCCTATCGTTCCCGACAGCATCGAGCTATTCGACCGTACCATCCAGACCAACCTGCGCGGCGCCTTTCTGGTGCTGGCCCATGCGGCTCGGCACGTGAACACCGGCGGCCGCATCGTGGCGCTTTCCACCAGCGTGATTGCCAAGTCCTTTCCTCAGTACGGACCCTACATAGCGGCCAAGGCAGGTGTCGAGGGCCTGGTGCATGTGCTGGCCAACGAGTTGCGCGGCCGGAACATCACGGTCAATGCGGTGGCTCCGGGCCCGGTCGCCACCGAGCTGTTCCTGGAAGGCAAGACCGGTGAACAGGTGGTCCAGCTCAGCAAGGCCGCTCCTTTGGAACGCCTTGGGCAGCCCGGAGACATCGCAAGCGTTGTGTCCTTCCTGGTTGGCGCCGATGGGGGCTGGATCAATTCCCAGGTCATACGTGCCAATGGCGGGTTTGCCTGA
- a CDS encoding LysR family transcriptional regulator produces the protein MDRFDALQLFTRIVELGSFTEAASVLDIPRATATHAIKELEKRLGARLLDRTTRQVKPTLDGQAFYERSKRVLAELEDAETSLSTHIANPHGTLRLDLHGAHATMIILPRIGEFRERYPQVDVVISSGDRLVDLIREGIDCVVRAGRPRDSSLVVRRLADMPEIICASPEYLARHGTPRHPRELAEHQGIGFFARGNDSRYPFTIVMDEEVAEFEASGWISVSDAECYTSAALAGCGLIQVPRFRLEAHLRSGRLVQVLPEWSCPDLPVCALYPFHRQLSPRVRVFIDWARDIYSEKFGPLAPSSQPPAQPR, from the coding sequence ATGGACCGTTTCGATGCCTTGCAGCTCTTTACCCGGATCGTGGAACTCGGCAGTTTTACCGAAGCGGCAAGCGTGCTGGATATCCCGCGCGCCACGGCAACGCATGCAATCAAGGAGCTCGAGAAGCGGCTTGGCGCGCGCCTGCTGGATCGCACCACACGGCAGGTCAAGCCCACCCTGGATGGGCAGGCCTTCTACGAACGCAGCAAGCGCGTCCTGGCAGAACTGGAAGACGCGGAAACCTCGCTGAGCACCCACATCGCCAATCCCCATGGGACGTTGCGGCTGGATCTTCATGGGGCGCATGCAACGATGATCATCCTCCCGCGCATCGGCGAGTTCCGGGAACGTTACCCCCAGGTCGATGTCGTCATCAGCAGCGGCGACCGCCTGGTGGACCTGATCAGGGAAGGCATCGACTGCGTGGTGCGGGCGGGCCGGCCACGCGACTCATCGCTGGTGGTCAGAAGACTGGCGGACATGCCCGAGATCATCTGCGCCAGCCCCGAATACCTGGCTCGGCATGGCACTCCCCGGCATCCGCGCGAATTGGCGGAGCACCAGGGGATCGGCTTCTTCGCCCGCGGCAATGACAGCCGCTATCCTTTCACCATCGTCATGGATGAAGAGGTGGCGGAATTCGAGGCGAGCGGCTGGATCTCGGTCAGCGACGCCGAGTGCTACACGAGCGCGGCACTCGCTGGCTGCGGGCTGATCCAAGTCCCCCGTTTCCGCCTGGAAGCGCATTTGCGGTCCGGACGCCTGGTCCAGGTCCTGCCTGAATGGAGCTGCCCCGACCTGCCCGTCTGCGCACTCTATCCCTTCCATCGACAGCTTTCGCCCAGGGTGCGCGTATTCATCGATTGGGCCCGCGACATATACAGCGAAAAATTCGGCCCGCTTGCACCATCCAGCCAGCCACCCGCGCAGCCGAGATGA
- a CDS encoding Bug family tripartite tricarboxylate transporter substrate binding protein, with amino-acid sequence MSKLFKGLVAASLLGLAGMSQAASWPERAVQWVIPYPAGGGSDVIGRLVASGLEKSLGQTVVVENKPGAATIIGASFVQAAKPDGYVVGTADSGTLAFNPSLYSSLQYDPAKFTYVGGLARFPLMLAVKDDSPFKSLDDVLEAARKEPGKLTSASAGAGSPHHLALEMFKQRAGVNITHVPYKGAAPALQDILGGQVSLGFVDSAAAQSNIKAGKLRVLAVATPKRIDLLPNVPTMAEAGVQNFTAYAWQGLVGPAGLPAEVVDKLSADLQAVLKSSDVATKIRAMGVEPLPMTASDFKAYAEAQRGEWADVIKKAGIKLD; translated from the coding sequence ATGTCTAAACTATTTAAGGGCCTGGTGGCGGCCTCTTTGCTGGGGCTGGCCGGCATGTCCCAGGCAGCCTCCTGGCCCGAGCGGGCCGTCCAGTGGGTCATTCCGTATCCGGCGGGCGGCGGCTCCGACGTCATAGGCCGGCTGGTGGCTTCGGGCCTTGAGAAATCGCTTGGGCAGACGGTCGTGGTCGAGAACAAGCCCGGCGCGGCGACGATCATCGGCGCCAGCTTCGTGCAGGCCGCCAAGCCCGACGGCTATGTGGTCGGCACGGCCGATTCCGGCACGCTGGCCTTCAATCCGTCCCTGTATTCCTCGCTGCAATACGATCCCGCCAAGTTCACCTATGTCGGCGGCCTGGCGCGCTTTCCCCTCATGCTGGCCGTGAAGGACGATTCGCCCTTCAAGTCGCTCGACGATGTCCTCGAGGCCGCGCGCAAGGAGCCGGGCAAGCTTACCTCCGCCTCGGCGGGCGCGGGCTCGCCCCACCATCTGGCCCTCGAGATGTTCAAGCAGCGCGCGGGTGTCAATATCACCCATGTTCCCTACAAGGGCGCCGCCCCCGCGCTGCAAGACATCCTGGGCGGGCAGGTCAGCCTTGGCTTCGTCGATTCGGCCGCAGCGCAATCCAACATCAAGGCGGGCAAGCTGCGCGTGCTGGCGGTCGCCACGCCCAAGCGCATCGACCTGCTGCCCAATGTGCCCACCATGGCTGAAGCGGGCGTCCAGAACTTTACCGCCTATGCCTGGCAAGGCCTGGTCGGCCCCGCCGGCCTGCCGGCCGAGGTCGTCGACAAGCTAAGCGCCGACCTTCAGGCGGTCTTGAAATCGTCCGATGTCGCCACCAAGATCCGCGCCATGGGCGTGGAGCCCCTGCCCATGACAGCCAGCGACTTCAAGGCCTATGCCGAAGCGCAGCGCGGCGAATGGGCCGACGTCATCAAGAAGGCGGGCATCAAGCTGGATTGA
- a CDS encoding sulfate adenylyltransferase subunit 1 has translation MNAINESWVSASGTEVLRLITAGSVDDGKSTLIGRLLYDSKGVFADQLASIAKSKYKRTPASEIDLALLTDGLEAEREQGITIDVAYRYFATPLRKFIVADAPGHEQYTRNMVTGASTAQVVVILVDASRAADGRLLPQTKRHSALAQLLGLQHVIVAVNKMDLVGWDGQVFQRIADAYAELARALGIPDFHIVPISALKGDNVVQESGNTPWYDGPPLLSLLETLPVAAAAPNAAARFFVQWVIRHDGSRVDGFRGYAGQLAGGALKVGDGIKVLPSGLTATVARLLRGDADVAELVGGDSATVVLDRDIDVSRGDLIVPADAQLRLAREFDAELCWLDQQALNPARQYWLKQGTRLTQARIKAVHTRRDMNALQQVPAGDVLNMNDIGHATLVARDPLALDPYTGNAATGAFILIDAATHQTAAAGMVR, from the coding sequence ATGAATGCAATCAACGAATCATGGGTGTCCGCCAGCGGCACCGAGGTGCTGCGCCTGATCACCGCCGGGTCGGTGGATGACGGAAAGTCCACCCTCATAGGCCGACTGCTGTATGACAGCAAGGGCGTATTCGCCGACCAGCTGGCGTCCATTGCCAAGTCCAAGTACAAGCGCACCCCGGCCAGCGAGATCGACCTGGCCCTGCTGACCGACGGTCTGGAGGCCGAGCGCGAGCAGGGCATCACCATCGATGTCGCCTACCGCTACTTTGCGACGCCGCTGCGCAAGTTCATCGTGGCCGATGCGCCCGGACACGAGCAATACACCCGCAACATGGTCACCGGGGCGTCCACCGCACAGGTGGTCGTCATCCTGGTCGACGCCAGCCGCGCCGCCGACGGCCGCCTGCTGCCGCAAACCAAACGCCACAGCGCGCTGGCGCAATTGCTGGGCTTGCAGCATGTGATCGTGGCCGTCAACAAGATGGACCTGGTCGGCTGGGACGGCCAGGTCTTCCAGCGCATCGCCGACGCCTATGCCGAGCTGGCCCGGGCGCTGGGCATCCCCGACTTCCACATCGTGCCGATCTCCGCCCTGAAGGGTGACAACGTGGTCCAGGAATCGGGCAATACGCCGTGGTATGACGGCCCCCCGCTGTTGTCCCTGCTGGAAACCCTGCCTGTGGCGGCGGCCGCCCCAAACGCCGCAGCGCGCTTCTTCGTGCAGTGGGTCATACGTCATGATGGCAGCCGGGTGGATGGCTTCCGGGGCTATGCCGGCCAGTTGGCGGGTGGCGCGCTGAAGGTGGGAGACGGCATCAAGGTATTGCCTTCCGGCCTGACGGCTACGGTGGCCCGACTGCTGCGCGGCGATGCCGACGTCGCCGAGCTGGTGGGCGGCGACAGCGCAACCGTGGTGCTGGACCGGGACATCGATGTGTCGCGCGGCGACCTGATCGTTCCCGCCGACGCGCAGCTCAGGCTGGCCCGGGAATTCGATGCCGAGCTGTGCTGGCTGGACCAGCAGGCCTTGAATCCGGCCCGCCAGTACTGGCTGAAGCAGGGAACCCGCCTGACCCAGGCGCGCATCAAGGCGGTCCATACCCGGCGCGACATGAATGCCTTGCAGCAGGTGCCGGCCGGCGACGTGCTGAACATGAACGATATCGGCCATGCGACGCTGGTGGCGCGCGACCCGCTGGCGCTGGATCCCTATACGGGAAACGCGGCGACCGGCGCCTTCATCCTGATCGATGCGGCCACGCACCAGACGGCCGCGGCGGGCATGGTGCGCTGA
- the cysD gene encoding sulfate adenylyltransferase subunit CysD, with amino-acid sequence MGDISSRTHLDWLESEAIYILREVAAECERPVLLFSGGKDSVVLLRLAEKAFRPAGFPFPLMHIDTGHNFDEVIEFRDGRVAELGETLIVRQVEDSIARGTVVLRRATDSRNAAQATTLLEAIEEFGFDACIGGARRDEEKARAKERVFSFRNEFGQWDPKAQRPELWNLFNTKVHAGENMRVFPISNWTELDVWQYIAREKLSLPSIYYAHERLVVQRNGLLVPVSPITPPKATEIPETRTVRFRTVGDISCTCPVASAAATPEQIIAETAITTITERGATRMDDQTSEASMERRKKQGYF; translated from the coding sequence ATGGGCGATATCTCATCAAGAACTCATCTGGACTGGCTGGAATCGGAAGCCATCTATATTCTTCGCGAGGTGGCGGCCGAGTGCGAACGCCCCGTGCTGCTGTTTTCGGGCGGCAAGGACTCGGTCGTGCTCCTGCGCCTGGCCGAGAAGGCCTTCCGGCCGGCGGGGTTTCCGTTTCCGCTGATGCATATCGATACAGGCCACAACTTCGATGAAGTCATCGAGTTCCGCGACGGGCGGGTCGCCGAGCTGGGTGAAACGCTGATCGTCCGCCAGGTCGAGGACTCCATCGCCAGAGGGACCGTGGTGCTGCGGCGGGCGACGGATTCGCGCAATGCCGCTCAGGCCACGACCTTGCTGGAAGCCATCGAGGAATTCGGCTTCGATGCCTGCATAGGCGGCGCCCGGCGCGACGAGGAAAAGGCCCGCGCCAAAGAGCGGGTATTTTCCTTTCGCAACGAGTTCGGGCAATGGGACCCCAAGGCGCAGCGTCCGGAGCTCTGGAATCTGTTCAACACCAAAGTGCATGCGGGCGAAAACATGCGCGTATTCCCGATCTCGAACTGGACGGAACTGGATGTGTGGCAGTACATCGCGCGCGAGAAACTCAGCCTGCCCTCGATCTATTACGCTCACGAACGGCTGGTGGTGCAGCGCAACGGCCTGCTGGTGCCCGTAAGCCCCATTACGCCGCCGAAGGCCACGGAAATTCCCGAAACCCGAACGGTGCGCTTTCGCACCGTGGGCGATATTTCCTGCACCTGCCCCGTGGCATCGGCGGCCGCCACGCCTGAACAGATCATCGCCGAAACGGCCATCACCACCATTACCGAGCGCGGAGCCACGCGCATGGACGACCAGACGTCCGAGGCCTCGATGGAGCGCCGCAAGAAACAGGGATACTTCTGA
- a CDS encoding phosphoadenylyl-sulfate reductase: MSAVFSPAPDPSPASSWAVLQDVLQNIARSHPDAVFASSLGAEDMVLTHAIFSAGLPIQVFTLDTGRLHAETLALIQAVHDRYGVAIRRVQPEPGAVKAHVDAHGAFAFYESVALRKECCALRKVEPLRRALHGHSAWLTGQRRGQSLTRADLPESELDPVFGLRKYNPLAAWTHDDVWAAIRRFAIPYNPLHDKGYPSIGCEPCTRAVRPGEDERAGRWWWEQKLSKECGLHAGNLKD, encoded by the coding sequence ATGAGCGCGGTTTTCTCCCCGGCGCCGGACCCATCCCCGGCCAGTTCGTGGGCCGTATTGCAGGACGTTCTGCAAAACATTGCCCGAAGCCATCCGGATGCGGTGTTTGCCTCTTCATTGGGCGCCGAAGACATGGTGCTGACCCATGCCATTTTCTCGGCCGGCCTGCCCATCCAGGTTTTTACGCTGGACACCGGCCGCCTGCATGCGGAAACGCTGGCCCTGATCCAGGCCGTTCACGACCGGTATGGCGTGGCGATACGCCGTGTGCAGCCCGAACCGGGTGCGGTCAAGGCGCATGTCGACGCCCATGGCGCTTTTGCCTTCTATGAAAGCGTCGCCTTGCGCAAGGAATGTTGCGCCCTGCGCAAGGTGGAGCCTTTGCGCAGGGCGCTGCATGGGCATTCGGCCTGGCTGACCGGGCAGCGCCGCGGCCAGTCCCTGACCCGGGCGGACTTGCCCGAATCGGAGCTCGACCCGGTTTTTGGCTTGCGGAAGTACAACCCGTTGGCCGCCTGGACGCATGATGACGTGTGGGCCGCCATCAGGCGGTTTGCCATTCCGTACAACCCCCTGCACGACAAGGGCTATCCCTCGATAGGCTGCGAGCCCTGTACCCGGGCGGTGCGCCCGGGCGAGGACGAGCGGGCCGGGCGGTGGTGGTGGGAACAGAAGCTGAGCAAGGAATGCGGCCTGCATGCGGGCAACCTGAAGGATTGA
- a CDS encoding Glu/Leu/Phe/Val family dehydrogenase, whose product MSEHPTHALPSYLHSDDLGPWGIYLEQVERVTPYLGKLAKWVETLKRPKRSLIVDVPVELDNGTIAHFEGYRVQHNTTRGPGKGGVRFHQDVTLSEVMALAAWMSVKTAAVNLPFGGAKGGIRIDPRNYSRGELERITRRYTSEIGVIIGPHKDIPAPDVNTNAQTMAWMMDTYSMNEGATTTGVVTGKPVSLGGSLGRVEATGRGVYVVGCEAARDAGIPIEGARVVIQGFGNVGGTAARLFYEAGAKVIAIQDHTGCLHNANGLNVLALLKHSEEHGGIAGAPDAENLTPAEFWALETELLIPAALEGQLNEHNANSVRARIVIEGANGPTTPEADDILTSNGTLIVPDVLANAGGVTVSYFEWVQDFSSFYWTEPEINHRLEAMMRAAYSSVSAVAKEHQVSQRTAAFITACTRILESREVRGLYP is encoded by the coding sequence ATGTCAGAACACCCGACGCATGCTCTCCCTTCCTACCTGCACTCCGACGACCTGGGTCCCTGGGGCATTTACCTGGAGCAAGTGGAGCGCGTGACTCCCTATCTGGGCAAGCTCGCGAAATGGGTTGAAACCCTGAAACGCCCGAAGCGCTCGCTGATCGTGGACGTGCCCGTCGAACTGGACAATGGCACCATCGCCCACTTCGAAGGCTATCGTGTGCAGCACAACACCACGCGCGGCCCCGGCAAGGGCGGCGTCCGATTCCACCAGGACGTCACCCTGTCCGAGGTCATGGCGCTGGCGGCCTGGATGTCCGTCAAGACCGCCGCGGTAAACCTGCCTTTCGGCGGAGCCAAGGGCGGCATACGCATCGATCCCCGCAATTACTCCCGTGGAGAGCTCGAGCGCATCACCCGCCGCTACACCAGCGAAATCGGCGTCATCATCGGGCCCCACAAAGACATACCCGCGCCCGACGTGAACACCAATGCGCAGACCATGGCCTGGATGATGGACACGTATTCCATGAACGAAGGCGCCACGACCACCGGCGTGGTCACCGGCAAGCCGGTTTCGCTGGGCGGCAGCCTGGGCCGCGTCGAAGCCACGGGCCGCGGGGTCTATGTGGTGGGCTGCGAGGCCGCGCGCGATGCCGGCATACCCATCGAGGGCGCCCGCGTGGTCATACAGGGCTTCGGCAACGTGGGCGGCACCGCCGCCCGGCTTTTCTATGAAGCCGGCGCCAAAGTCATCGCCATCCAGGACCATACGGGATGCCTGCATAACGCCAACGGCCTGAACGTGCTGGCCTTGCTCAAGCACTCGGAAGAACATGGCGGCATTGCCGGCGCGCCCGACGCCGAAAACCTGACACCCGCCGAATTCTGGGCGCTTGAAACAGAACTTCTGATTCCGGCCGCGCTGGAAGGGCAATTGAACGAGCACAACGCCAATTCCGTGCGCGCCCGTATCGTCATCGAAGGCGCCAACGGCCCGACCACGCCGGAAGCCGACGACATCCTCACCTCGAACGGCACGCTCATCGTCCCCGACGTGCTGGCCAATGCGGGCGGTGTCACGGTCAGCTACTTCGAATGGGTCCAGGACTTTTCCAGCTTCTACTGGACCGAGCCGGAAATCAACCACCGCCTGGAAGCCATGATGCGCGCCGCCTACTCCTCGGTGTCCGCCGTAGCCAAAGAGCACCAGGTCAGCCAGCGCACCGCGGCCTTCATCACGGCCTGCACGCGCATCCTGGAATCGCGCGAGGTGCGTGGGCTCTATCCCTGA